Proteins found in one Corynebacterium freneyi genomic segment:
- a CDS encoding metal ABC transporter permease: protein MFDLIVEFAFVRRTLVVGLMLAIAIPLIGIVMVNRRTSMMGDALSHTSLAGVALGLIAGFNPVIGAIAVAVLGAFVIEGIRKRFPHYGDMATAVTLSAGLGVAVILSDLAPSGRSFDSYLFGSISAVTEADVWLTAVVFALVVATSVVCYGSLLDMVVDPILARLAGNRVGVVNAVFTALAAITVALAVKVIGALLVVSLMVLPVATALIVARSYAQSFWLSIAASVVYTMTGLVISYSVDVRPGGAIVVTAVLGMGLTALFRKIRPASRRSAVTVPALAT from the coding sequence ATGTTTGATTTGATCGTCGAATTCGCTTTCGTGCGCCGCACCCTCGTCGTCGGCCTGATGTTGGCCATCGCCATTCCGCTGATCGGCATCGTGATGGTCAACCGGCGGACGTCGATGATGGGCGACGCGTTGTCGCACACGTCGTTGGCGGGTGTCGCGCTGGGCCTCATCGCCGGCTTCAATCCCGTCATCGGCGCGATCGCGGTGGCGGTGCTCGGTGCGTTCGTCATCGAGGGCATCCGCAAGCGTTTTCCGCACTACGGCGACATGGCCACGGCCGTGACGCTGAGCGCGGGGCTCGGCGTGGCGGTGATCCTGTCGGATTTGGCGCCGTCGGGGCGCTCGTTCGACTCGTACCTCTTCGGTTCGATTTCGGCGGTCACCGAGGCCGATGTTTGGCTCACCGCCGTGGTGTTCGCGCTGGTCGTGGCCACGAGCGTGGTGTGTTACGGCAGTTTGCTGGACATGGTCGTCGACCCAATTTTGGCGCGTCTGGCCGGCAATCGCGTCGGAGTGGTCAACGCCGTGTTCACCGCCCTGGCCGCGATCACGGTTGCGTTGGCGGTGAAGGTCATCGGTGCGTTGCTGGTGGTGTCGCTGATGGTGTTGCCGGTGGCGACGGCGTTGATTGTCGCGCGCAGCTACGCCCAGTCGTTCTGGCTGTCGATTGCGGCGAGCGTCGTGTACACCATGACCGGCCTGGTCATCTCCTACTCCGTCGACGTCCGCCCGGGTGGTGCGATCGTGGTCACCGCTGTGTTGGGCATGGGGTTGACGGCGTTGTTCCGCAAGATCCGTCCCGCTTCACGACGGTCCGCCGTCACCGTTCCGGCGCTTGCGACGTAG
- a CDS encoding metal ABC transporter ATP-binding protein, with protein sequence MSISETSAGPVIEARGVEFAYGAFPVLRGVDLTVAPGEVAAFTGENGCGKSTLLKILIGQNRPTAGDVRLFGEETFAGTGAPNRRSLSGIGYVPQTNVVNKISFPITSRELVVQGLARDFGFVKIPRRRHYERADELLDHMGLGEYARVPFGELSGGLQQRVLIARALVDDPGLLVLDEPTVGVDKQSLAGFLRQLQSLRDENGLTIVMVSHELETVTGHMNVDSVYVMEEGLLRHV encoded by the coding sequence ATGAGCATTAGCGAAACGTCGGCGGGTCCGGTCATCGAGGCCCGCGGCGTCGAGTTCGCCTACGGTGCGTTCCCCGTCCTGCGCGGCGTCGATTTGACGGTCGCGCCGGGCGAGGTGGCCGCCTTCACCGGCGAAAACGGCTGCGGCAAGTCGACGCTGCTGAAGATCCTGATCGGCCAGAACCGTCCGACGGCGGGCGACGTCCGGCTGTTCGGGGAGGAGACGTTCGCCGGCACCGGGGCGCCGAACCGGCGCAGCCTGAGCGGCATCGGCTACGTCCCCCAGACGAACGTCGTCAACAAGATTTCGTTCCCGATCACCTCCCGGGAGCTCGTTGTCCAGGGACTGGCCCGCGACTTCGGTTTCGTCAAGATTCCGCGCCGCCGCCACTACGAACGCGCCGACGAACTGCTCGACCACATGGGCCTGGGCGAGTATGCGCGCGTGCCCTTCGGCGAGCTGTCCGGCGGGTTGCAGCAGCGCGTCCTCATCGCCCGTGCTCTCGTCGACGATCCGGGGCTCCTCGTCCTGGATGAGCCCACGGTGGGCGTCGACAAGCAAAGCCTGGCCGGATTCCTCCGGCAGCTGCAGAGCCTGCGGGACGAGAACGGGCTGACCATCGTCATGGTCAGTCACGAACTGGAGACCGTGACCGGGCACATGAACGTGGACTCGGTGTACGTGATGGAGGAAGGGCTGCTGCGCCATGTTTGA
- a CDS encoding nucleoside hydrolase gives MTEIRRLVADVDTGIDDMLALIYLAGLHRAGEIELAAVTTTADNTTVCQASRNSRWILDLCGCSDVPVAAGFGAPLKVPLTTTPETHGEFGLGFARPPSAGAAVEACDATGAAPGAWTIALDAGPADLLVTGPLTTAARFPELTTKFGRVTVMGGAVDHPGNTTPTAEWNFWVDPDAVAEVFAPQRDRASDSPSPSPLTPAPLTLCPLDVTETIIVRPEDIERWAIPGELGDVVAQALRFYFGFHRGQGIGYLAQVHDLFAAMVACGTVETTTETMTLRAVAGDRGAIARTDGDGGEGRETIVVKHVDPAHVHAEFDRVLRLGWIQDRNH, from the coding sequence ATGACCGAAATCCGCCGCCTCGTCGCCGACGTCGACACCGGCATCGACGACATGCTCGCCCTGATCTACCTCGCCGGACTGCATCGGGCGGGTGAGATCGAGCTCGCCGCCGTGACCACCACCGCCGACAATACCACCGTGTGCCAGGCGTCCCGCAATTCGCGGTGGATCCTCGATCTGTGCGGCTGTTCCGACGTGCCGGTCGCCGCGGGGTTCGGTGCGCCGCTGAAGGTGCCGTTGACCACCACCCCGGAAACCCACGGCGAGTTCGGCCTCGGATTCGCCCGCCCGCCGTCGGCCGGTGCCGCGGTGGAGGCGTGCGACGCCACCGGTGCCGCGCCGGGCGCCTGGACGATCGCGCTCGACGCCGGTCCCGCCGACCTGCTCGTCACCGGGCCGCTGACCACCGCCGCGCGGTTTCCGGAGCTGACGACGAAGTTCGGTCGGGTCACCGTCATGGGCGGGGCGGTCGACCACCCCGGCAACACCACCCCCACCGCGGAATGGAATTTCTGGGTCGACCCGGACGCGGTGGCCGAGGTGTTCGCACCGCAGCGGGATCGTGCCTCCGATTCGCCAAGCCCCTCGCCTCTGACCCCTGCGCCTCTCACCCTCTGCCCCCTCGACGTCACCGAGACGATCATCGTCCGGCCGGAGGACATCGAGCGCTGGGCGATCCCGGGTGAGCTCGGCGACGTCGTGGCGCAGGCGCTGCGCTTCTACTTCGGCTTCCACCGCGGCCAGGGCATCGGCTACCTCGCCCAGGTCCACGACCTTTTCGCGGCGATGGTCGCCTGCGGGACCGTGGAAACGACCACCGAGACCATGACCCTCCGCGCCGTCGCCGGCGACCGCGGCGCCATCGCCCGCACCGACGGCGACGGGGGTGAAGGCCGGGAGACGATCGTCGTAAAGCACGTCGACCCGGCCCACGTGCACGCCGAATTCGACCGGGTGCTGCGCCTAGGATGGATCCAGGACCGAAACCACTGA
- a CDS encoding FUSC family protein — MITGDDHGGYDRRTPRDVGLDATEYLEALRHPASRAAMALRRRMRPRTRFLHGVERLRTRWLLVIQAALAAGLAYWFALDVLGHENPFFAPMAAFIGLNVMVEGPRLKFSLELVLGAALGVGVGDVIFSVLGPGVWQLTVGVLVAMIIGVFVGRGPLVVNQAASSAVLIATIMPPGSTLAYDRMIDALVGGLIGVVVMALLPRNPVSEARRTVATVLDLGADVLYDVARGLEDRDADRIRAGLQVARASQADVTLMDRTVADGVEQVQLSPLLWSHRRQFRSLARLVHPVDNALRNIRVLARRAMTATEDNVTASDELIALVMGVSQSAHTVRRLLDDAPSLAEIPEWGELPHDDSKTATFAAVSGEEDAEPVTPEAAIRELRILAARMRPSVVEDASLSEVVIFAQCRSLVVDLLQVCGLSRLSAVAALPPTVPRPAMPPEVWDLDEDGD; from the coding sequence GTGATCACCGGCGACGACCACGGCGGGTACGACCGCCGCACCCCGCGCGACGTCGGCCTCGACGCCACCGAATACCTGGAGGCGTTGCGGCACCCGGCGTCCCGTGCCGCAATGGCGCTGCGCCGCCGCATGCGCCCGCGCACCCGGTTCCTCCATGGCGTTGAGCGGTTGCGCACGCGGTGGCTGCTGGTCATCCAGGCGGCGCTGGCCGCGGGCCTGGCGTACTGGTTCGCGCTGGACGTGCTGGGCCACGAGAATCCGTTCTTCGCCCCGATGGCGGCGTTCATCGGCCTCAACGTCATGGTCGAGGGGCCGCGCCTGAAGTTTTCGCTGGAGCTGGTGCTCGGCGCGGCGTTGGGCGTCGGCGTGGGCGACGTCATCTTCTCGGTGTTGGGGCCGGGGGTGTGGCAGCTGACGGTCGGCGTGCTGGTGGCGATGATCATCGGCGTGTTCGTCGGCCGCGGGCCGTTGGTGGTCAATCAGGCGGCGTCGTCGGCGGTGCTCATCGCGACGATCATGCCGCCGGGGTCGACGCTGGCCTACGACCGGATGATCGACGCCCTGGTGGGCGGTCTCATCGGCGTGGTGGTCATGGCGTTGCTTCCGCGTAATCCGGTGTCGGAGGCCCGCCGGACGGTGGCGACGGTGCTGGATTTGGGCGCCGACGTCCTCTACGACGTCGCCCGTGGGCTGGAGGATCGTGATGCCGATCGCATCCGCGCGGGTTTGCAGGTGGCGCGGGCGTCGCAGGCGGATGTGACGTTGATGGACCGGACCGTCGCCGATGGCGTCGAGCAGGTGCAGTTGTCGCCGTTGCTGTGGAGTCACCGCCGGCAGTTCCGGTCGTTGGCGCGGCTGGTGCATCCGGTGGACAATGCGTTGCGCAACATTCGCGTTCTGGCGCGGCGGGCGATGACGGCGACGGAGGACAACGTCACGGCGTCCGACGAGTTGATCGCGCTGGTGATGGGGGTCAGCCAGTCGGCGCATACGGTTCGCAGGTTGCTTGACGACGCCCCGTCTCTCGCCGAGATCCCCGAGTGGGGGGAGCTGCCGCATGATGATTCGAAGACGGCGACGTTCGCGGCGGTGTCGGGCGAGGAGGATGCGGAGCCGGTGACGCCCGAGGCGGCGATTCGGGAGCTGCGGATTCTCGCGGCCCGGATGCGTCCGTCGGTCGTGGAGGATGCGTCGTTGTCGGAGGTGGTGATTTTCGCGCAGTGCCGGTCGCTCGTGGTCGACTTGCTGCAGGTGTGCGGTCTGTCGCGTTTGTCGGCGGTGGCCGCGTTGCCGCCGACGGTGCCGCGGCCGGCGATGCCGCCGGAGGTGTGGGATCTCGACGAGGACGGGGACTGA
- a CDS encoding ZinT/AdcA family metal-binding protein has translation MHAKKFSAVIAGLVVTTSLTLAACSGDDTPDAASTASEAASSASAMASETASEAATASEYGEGVTESTKKASLSDWNGSFRGFNSYFGEDFVREAMDEAAEEHGETTDEMLAELEESRGADFEALVVDEDEITFVKSAMDLDNPGEEAVKYTFDKALDVKTDQHEFTWFIFKAEGDADHEYIALMPLHGEEALAHFHMRYGSSIEEILDPSMQGQSDDWYPTFVDPETATEDQIVESVVHHDH, from the coding sequence ATGCACGCCAAGAAGTTCTCGGCCGTCATCGCGGGCCTGGTCGTCACCACGTCGCTGACCCTGGCCGCTTGTTCCGGCGACGACACCCCCGATGCCGCGTCGACCGCCTCGGAGGCCGCGTCGTCGGCAAGCGCAATGGCATCGGAAACCGCCTCGGAGGCCGCCACCGCCTCGGAGTACGGCGAGGGCGTGACCGAGAGCACCAAGAAGGCTTCACTGTCCGACTGGAACGGTTCCTTCCGCGGCTTCAACTCCTACTTCGGAGAGGACTTCGTCCGGGAGGCCATGGACGAGGCGGCCGAGGAGCACGGCGAGACCACCGACGAGATGCTCGCCGAACTGGAGGAGAGCCGCGGCGCCGACTTCGAGGCGCTGGTCGTCGACGAGGACGAGATCACTTTCGTGAAGTCCGCGATGGACCTGGACAATCCGGGCGAGGAGGCCGTGAAGTACACCTTCGACAAGGCCCTCGACGTCAAGACCGACCAGCACGAGTTCACCTGGTTCATCTTCAAGGCCGAGGGTGACGCCGACCACGAGTACATCGCCCTGATGCCGCTGCACGGCGAGGAGGCCCTGGCGCACTTCCACATGCGCTACGGCAGCAGCATCGAGGAGATCCTCGACCCGTCCATGCAGGGCCAGTCCGACGATTGGTACCCGACGTTCGTGGATCCGGAGACCGCAACCGAGGACCAGATCGTCGAGTCCGTGGTCCACCACGACCACTAG
- a CDS encoding adenylosuccinate synthase, producing MAAIIVVGAQWGDEGKGKATDILGGRVDYVVKPNGGNNAGHTVVVGGEKYELKLLPAGVLSENALPIIGNGCVVNLEALFDEIDGLEARGANASRLRISGNAHMVAPYHQTLDRVTERFLGKRAIGTTGRGIGPTYSDKVGRVGLRVQDILDESILRQKIESALAQKNQILVKLYNRRAIDPDEVFEYFMGYADRLRPMIIDAEYELNTALDEGKHVLMEGGQATMLDVDHGTYPFVTSSNPTAGGACVGSGIGPTKITSVLGIIKAYTTRVGAGPFPTELFDKWGEFLQTTGGEVGVNTGRKRRCGWYDSVLARYAARVNGFTDLFVTKLDVLTGIGEIPICVAYDVDGVRHDEMPLTQSEFHHAVPIYETMPAWDEDITGCRTFDELPEKAKDYLNRLEELSGARISYVGVGPGRDQTIVINDVMDS from the coding sequence ATGGCCGCAATCATCGTGGTGGGCGCACAGTGGGGCGACGAGGGCAAGGGCAAGGCGACCGACATCCTCGGCGGCCGCGTGGATTACGTGGTCAAGCCCAACGGCGGCAACAACGCCGGCCACACGGTCGTCGTCGGCGGCGAGAAGTACGAGCTGAAGCTGCTGCCCGCCGGCGTGCTGTCGGAGAACGCGCTGCCGATCATCGGCAATGGTTGCGTGGTCAATCTCGAGGCGCTGTTCGATGAGATCGACGGCCTCGAGGCCCGTGGTGCGAACGCCTCCCGTCTGCGCATTTCCGGCAACGCCCACATGGTCGCCCCGTACCATCAGACCCTGGACCGCGTCACGGAGCGGTTCCTGGGCAAGCGGGCGATCGGCACGACGGGTCGCGGCATCGGCCCGACCTACTCCGACAAGGTCGGTCGCGTCGGCCTGCGCGTGCAGGACATTCTCGACGAGTCCATCCTGCGCCAGAAGATCGAGTCGGCGTTGGCGCAGAAGAATCAGATCCTGGTCAAGCTGTACAACCGGCGTGCGATCGACCCGGACGAGGTTTTCGAGTACTTCATGGGCTACGCCGATCGGCTGCGCCCGATGATCATCGACGCGGAGTACGAGCTGAACACGGCGCTCGACGAGGGCAAGCACGTCCTCATGGAGGGCGGCCAGGCGACCATGCTCGACGTCGACCATGGCACCTACCCGTTCGTGACGTCGTCGAACCCGACGGCGGGCGGCGCGTGCGTGGGTTCGGGCATCGGACCGACGAAGATCACCAGCGTGTTGGGCATCATCAAGGCGTACACGACGCGGGTGGGTGCGGGCCCGTTCCCGACGGAGTTGTTCGACAAGTGGGGCGAGTTCCTGCAGACCACCGGTGGCGAGGTCGGAGTCAACACGGGCCGCAAGCGCCGCTGCGGCTGGTACGACTCGGTGCTGGCCCGTTATGCCGCGCGGGTGAACGGTTTCACGGATCTGTTCGTGACCAAGTTGGACGTGCTCACCGGCATCGGCGAGATTCCGATTTGCGTGGCTTACGACGTCGACGGGGTGCGCCACGACGAGATGCCGCTGACGCAGTCGGAGTTCCACCATGCCGTTCCGATTTACGAGACGATGCCGGCGTGGGACGAGGACATCACCGGTTGCCGCACGTTCGACGAGCTGCCGGAGAAGGCGAAGGATTACCTGAACCGCCTGGAGGAGCTTTCGGGTGCCCGCATCTCCTACGTCGGCGTCGGCCCGGGCCGTGATCAGACCATCGTGATCAACGACGTGATGGACAGCTAG
- a CDS encoding metal ABC transporter substrate-binding protein, which produces MPSTIRPLFAGISGALVPAARRLFVVVAGVVAAILLAACAAPPAQNAGGDAAGVGESALSDESADERPLIYGSFFPVADIVANVAGDIAEVRSFMTVGGQPHLWEPTPRDIQKLSRADLLVVNGANLEPWLPQVREAVPHVPVLNLSDYVELITYKGAAALGEFQYMASTPLQAGETYSIVFGHTHEDSMRVAFFPRDGDASQKELVERGRAALGETGDAVSQRRNIDVEPDRAYSIGMGHESGEVTFTVPDDGEWVFVADRVSEDILSYDLYKDREPLVMQPVIEGGSSATDEISFDPHSWMSPINAKRYANAIAERLVELRPDDEYEIRRQKGTFVSSITTLEAEYRERFKTVSRRDFVVGHNAFGYLARDFELTQHPVQGLTSTDAPSLRSLITTIRTVRAMDIEIIYYEYGQEEKSAKTIADEVGGRTLPLASMEYVDPSEVGQSDVDGLGYVDFMRMNLENLYESLK; this is translated from the coding sequence ATGCCGAGCACCATTCGACCGCTCTTCGCCGGAATCTCCGGCGCACTCGTTCCCGCCGCCCGGCGCCTTTTCGTCGTGGTGGCGGGGGTCGTCGCGGCCATTCTTCTGGCCGCGTGCGCCGCCCCTCCGGCGCAGAACGCGGGCGGTGATGCCGCCGGCGTCGGTGAATCCGCGCTTTCCGACGAGTCCGCCGACGAGCGTCCGCTGATCTACGGCTCCTTCTTCCCGGTCGCCGACATCGTGGCGAACGTCGCCGGGGACATTGCGGAGGTCCGCAGTTTCATGACGGTCGGCGGGCAACCGCATCTGTGGGAGCCGACGCCGCGGGACATTCAGAAACTCTCCCGGGCGGACCTGCTGGTGGTCAACGGCGCGAACCTCGAGCCGTGGTTGCCGCAGGTCAGGGAGGCCGTGCCGCATGTGCCGGTGCTGAACCTCTCCGATTACGTGGAGCTCATCACCTACAAAGGGGCGGCGGCGCTCGGCGAGTTCCAGTACATGGCGTCGACCCCCTTGCAGGCGGGGGAGACGTACTCGATCGTCTTCGGTCACACTCACGAGGACTCCATGCGGGTGGCGTTCTTCCCGAGGGACGGGGATGCCTCGCAGAAGGAGCTCGTGGAACGGGGTCGCGCGGCGCTCGGCGAAACCGGTGACGCGGTGTCGCAGCGGCGCAACATCGACGTCGAGCCGGATCGGGCCTACTCCATCGGCATGGGGCACGAGTCGGGTGAAGTGACGTTCACGGTGCCCGACGACGGGGAGTGGGTGTTCGTGGCCGATCGCGTCAGCGAGGACATTTTGTCCTATGACCTTTACAAGGACCGCGAGCCTTTGGTCATGCAGCCGGTCATCGAGGGCGGATCCTCCGCCACCGACGAAATTTCCTTCGATCCGCATTCGTGGATGTCGCCGATCAATGCGAAACGCTACGCCAACGCCATCGCCGAGCGGCTCGTGGAGCTGCGTCCCGACGACGAGTACGAGATTCGCCGTCAGAAGGGCACGTTCGTCAGCTCGATCACCACGTTGGAGGCCGAGTACAGGGAGCGGTTCAAGACCGTCTCCCGCCGCGACTTCGTCGTCGGCCACAACGCCTTCGGCTACCTGGCGCGCGACTTCGAGCTGACGCAGCACCCGGTGCAGGGTCTGACCTCGACGGATGCGCCGTCGCTGCGTTCGTTGATCACCACCATCCGCACCGTCCGCGCGATGGACATCGAGATCATTTATTACGAGTACGGCCAGGAGGAGAAGTCGGCGAAGACCATCGCCGACGAGGTCGGCGGCCGCACCCTGCCGTTGGCGTCGATGGAGTACGTGGATCCGTCGGAAGTCGGCCAATCCGACGTGGACGGCCTCGGCTACGTGGACTTCATGCGGATGAACCTGGAAAACCTGTACGAGTCACTGAAATAG